Genomic segment of Pseudomonas iranensis:
AAACCTTCAAAGAACGCCACGAGTGGTTCGAGCCCTGAAACGACAGTACTCATCGTCTGGCTCGAAATATTTCATATCTTAGACACCTCCCCTAAGGGAGGCGCTAGATTTGGTCTTGGACTTTAAAACCAATGGCAGGGATTGCGTGATTAATACCCGCTAGTCAAAGTCTGATACAGGTACCCAAGCCCGATCCGGATGAGGGCGTTTGACGCACGTTCCTTTCCCGAGGCGGTATGCGTCGTTTAAGCGAAATAAGCCCGAGTGAACCATTCATGTAATTTATAGTTTTCTAAATGAAGTCTTGAATCAAGATTTGAACTAGCTGCGATGCTGTGTTGGCTATCTGTACATTCGGACGTTATCTATGTAGAAACTTGAGAATGAACCTGGGTAGCTTCCGGATATTTCTATACGATCAATTCCCTGGGCATCTGTGAAATCATGGGTATCTGTTATGGGGCCGAGATGGTAGCTTAAAGGAATATTTTTTATCAAAGATGTACCACGATAAACCAGTATCGTGCCTGGTGCTCTAAATGTATTTGAATGCATGGTGAAGGTTACTTTTTTAAACGCTTCCTTGAAGTTCATCCTGCATAACTGAGGCGCTAAGCCAACATTTCCGGAATGAAGGACTTTATTTCCTGGGTAAACAGTGGGATGTGATGCTATGGAAAGAGTTCCTGAGAGGAATATTAGCGGGGTTTCTGAAACAGGCCCGTCAGGCAAGTTATCAAAATTCTCCTCAAGATAATCTACAATCGACAATGTTCGTGAGGTCGACAAATAATCATCTTCATATAGCGCTACGGCATTAAAACTGTGCCTCCCCAATTTCAAACCCAAAACGGGCAACATCCACTTTCCTGTCATTCCATCCGCCGCTGCCTCGCCTTTCGATTCGGAGCTAGTCCCATCCGCATCAAAAATCTGTACTTTCTGACCTTTACTTGCCTCGCCCTTGAGCGTCACCCTTGTACTTGCAGTTGTTTTACCTTCAGGAATTTCGACCCCTCTATCGTCCAACACATTATCGAGCGTGGGTGTAATCAATGCGGTCACCGTAAGCTCTCGTGGTGCCGAACTCTGCCCCGTGCCGTACTTCGCCTTGGCCACGAAGCTGTGCTTATCTCTAATCAAGCCTGTGACGAATAGTGTCCACTTGCCCGAGACACCATCTGCTACGACCTCCTCTACAAGTTGTTTATTGTTGTAGATATCAACCTTCTGGCCGTTCGTGGCGCTACCGATCAGTGTCACGGAAGTATGTACGGTGATGCCGCCGTTGATGATCTCTCGATTTTTAATGTCTTTCACAGATTCAATCCTTGGCGCCACATCCTCCACCGCACTCACCGTATAAGTGCGCACCATAAACCGCTTCGCCAACGCCAGATCTTCGCTTTTCCCAAACGCGATAAACATCTCGATCGTGAGGCTGCTGCCATCCAATAACCCCATCAAATCCTCATAAGGCGCTACCGCCTCAAAGAACCCATCCTTGACCCACTGCGCATTAACGAACGCAAATGGCGCTGCCCAGATGTATTTTTCATAGAGAGTGCCATCGGCATTAGTGCCTTTGAAAAACAGCCAGACAAATTGGTCCTCGGCAATAAGCGGGAAGCCCGGGCACCACATTTTGCCTTCGGGTGTGAGCTTGGCTAGGTTGAGTTCAGGGCCTGTGCCGTCGGCGTCGGCCTCTTTCAGCCGTGGGGAGGTGAGGGCTGATTGCGGAGGGTCTTGTACGGTGAGTGTCAGTATTTCGGAGGGGAGCTCTTCTCCATCGCGAGTGATGATGTAGCTGACGGTCACGGTGTCGCCCAGGCAGAACGCCATCAGTCCAGGCGGTACATTGATGTTGAGGCCGATTTCGCTGATTGGTTTTGGTTTGGTGATGATCGAGCCTTCAGCGTGTGTACCCGGTTTCGCGGTCCAGCAGATGCTGAGCAGGTCGGTGGGAAGCGTGTTGCCCTGTGGCACGACGACGGTGAGTTTGGTGAGGGCGGCCATCGGGTCCAGCGTCGCGCCGCCGGCTTGCAGAACGCTCGGTGGTTTCAGCTCGAAGTAAGTGCCGACGACTTGCGCTTTCGAGGTTTGAGATCGGCCAACAGGTACGCTGTTTCTTTTTACTTCATAGGTCACCGTAACGCTGCTGCCCAAGATGACTTTGTGATTGGGTACTTTAAGAATGCAGGTTTTCTTGGGCTCGAAATCGCCTTTTTCCACGGTGCCATTCAGTGGTTCGACAACATCGGGGTAGCCGGTACGTGTCGCGGTGTAGATGCCTTCGATTTCATCGCCCACTTCAATGCGGGCATCTGCGGTCAGGATCGCAACGGTCAAATCATTTTTGGCGAGCTTCTTCAGATCGATGATTTCCGGTTCATCCGTTGTATCGCCTTCAATCTCCCGCAGAATTGCTTTGAGAAACAGCAGGCCATCCAGATCTTCGACCACCGTCTGTGGAGGAGACCGCGGAGCGTCTGGGTCTGGGAAGTTGAGAAGCTGGTCGTGGACGGTGAACAAGAAGTCCAGTTCGTTATTTTCGCGTTTGGCTTTCATTAGAAAAGCCTTGTCCACGGTGAATTCAACAGTGCTTGGCGTTTCAGACCCGTGACTGGGTGGTGCGGGGGCATTATTCGAATCAGGACTTACCATAAAGTCCATCATCTCGCCGTTGCAGATCAGACTGATCACGTCATATGCCCGGCAGTAAGGATATTGGAATCTAATCTGCGCGCTGACGAAGTCAGGGCCTACACCGTTTTTGATGCTGTCGGGTAGCAGCAATTTAAGCTCGGAGTGTCCGCCCGGTACCGTATATCGATCCTTCAGCCCCGGCCGGATCAGATTGTAGATAAAGGTGAGGGGTTGCGATTCACCGATATTGTCGCTACCACGTCTAATGATGTAATAGAGGCGAGTGACCACGCCGTAGTAGAACTGACCCTCCGAAATAAACAACGCGACTGCGGCGTTCACGTCTTTTATCGTCGTAGTGTCCAGGAGTATTGGCGCTTTGGCTGAGGGGGGAAGGTTGGTATTCCAGTTGCCCTTGCCGGGTAGAGCTTCATAAATTGCCCAGAGCTCTACTTCATCTCCCTCATCAACCGAGCCAGCGAAAAATGGATCTAGCGTGACCTCAGCCATTCTGAAAATAGCACCCGGATAAGGAACCAGTGCATGTAACGGCACGCCGATGTCTGCGCCTTGGATCGGCTTGGTCTGGTGCTTGATTTTTGGTGGAAACAATTGAGAAGTCCCAATCTTGGAAGCTTTCATGGCGCAAATTCCTGACGGTGGGAGACTCCACTATCAGAGCGCTAATCTGGAAATCGCGCACCTGTCAGATCTGACAGGTGCGGGCGGTTTTCGGACGAATGGTGATCAAGCTAAGAGCGTGGACAGCCTTGTACACAGCGCCCTGCAGGAGCGAGCCTGCTCGCGAATGCATCCGCCAGTCGAAGCTACAGTGACTGACAAACCGCCTTCGCGAGCAAGCTCGCTCCCACAAATCCAGCGGTGTAACCGCAGCCGAGTGAGCGACACAAATACCCTGTGGGAGCGGGCTTGCCCGCGAAGGCGTCGGCACTGCCGGTGCCTTATTCAGAGCCTGTCGCGAGACCCGCTACTGCGGCAACTCCAGATTATCCAGCACCCGATTCACCGCCAGTTCGCCGAGCATGATCAACTGCGCAATCCCCATCAGCGTCCGCCGCTGCGATGGCTTTACCAGCCCGGCGAATTCCTGAGCGATGGTTTTGGCTGAGGCAAGGGTTTCGCAGGCATTGGCCAACAGGTCTTCGTTTTTGGTGTCGGCGGTGACGGCGTACATGGCGCGAGGGCTGAAGGGTGGTGGGGTTGAGCCGGGTGGGCAGAGGTAATGGTCAAGGGCGCGGTCGGCGGCTTGGTGGAATTTTTTTGAATCGAGGGATTCGTAGGGGGAGGTGGGGTCGGTTTCGGGTGGGTTGGGTGTTGGTTTGATCATGGTGAGACTCCGTGGTTGATTTAGCCGCCACGGCTCATCGCTAAACAAGTAAAGGTGGCGGCTGTACGCAGGTTAGCGATCCGGGTCACAGAAACCCCGGGTAGACCCGAAGGTCTCCCACGCACAGCCACCATGACATCAAGTGCAGATCCGAAAAACCGCAATTGAAACTGGGCATTGGTGCGTCTGTAAGGTGTCGGATCGCTAAACCCGATCGCTGATTCGTCAGCGACCGGACCACAATAGAACCAGCCCCCAAGGCGCACAAGCCGGCGGATTCTGGCTTGGCTGTAGGCAATGGCGCAAGAATTTGTAGCCTTGAGAACGTGTCTGGAGGTGTCTTTTAAACAGGGGCGTTTAAAAGGCAAAAATTGGCGACAGCACGGTGACGTTTTTGCCGGGAAGCAGGTGTTGGCTGTGAGGTCGCTTTCGCGAGCAGGCTCGCTCCCACAGTAATCTCCAGTGCTCACGGGGTTTATGCCAGGGCCGGATTAAAATGTGGGAGCGAGCCTGCTCGCGAATGCAATCTGCCAGTCGACGCTTCAATCTGAGCCAACGCCGTCGCGAGCAGGCTCGCTCCCACAATTTCATCTCGCCAGATTCCAGATCAGCGGTTTAGAGTGGCCAGCCACACGCTGATCACGGACCGATCCCATGTCAGAGCCAACCCCCACGATCCATCTCGAACGCTCCAACGAATTCCACCTCGAAGGCATCACTGCGCTTTACAACGACCCCGCCGTTGCGCGGCAGGTGCTGCAGATGCCGTTTCAATCCACCGAGGTCTGGCGTCAGCGATTGCAGGCCGACAACGAGCGCGCGCTGAAGCTGGTTGCTCTGCACCAAGGCGTGGTGATCGGAAATCTTGGGCTTGAGGCCTATTCAAGGATGCGTCGCGCCCACGCCGGCAGTTTTGGCATGGCGGTCGCGGTAGCCTGGCAGGGCAAAGGCGTGGGATCGATGTTGTTGGCAGCGGCGCTGGACGTTGCCGACAACTGGATGAACCTGCACCGCGTCGAACTCACGGTCTATGCCGATAACGAAGCGGCCATCGGCCTCTACCGCAAATTCGGTTTCGAGGACGAAGGCCTGTTTCGCGATTACGCGGTGCGCGACGGGCAATGGGTCAACACGTTGAGCATGGCCCGACTGCGCGGTTCGTCGAAACCCTGAGTCAGTCGCCCAGGGCGAAGGCCACCGCCGACTGCGCATGCAGCTCGGTGGTGTCGAGCAGGGGCAGGGCGCTGTGTTCGGGTTTGATCAGCAGGCCGATTTCGGTGCAGCCGAGGATGATCGCCTGGGCGCCACGGGCGGTGAGGGATTCGATCACCCGCTGGTAGGTCTGGCGCGAGGTTTCGCTGATGACGCCGACGCAGAGTTCGTCGTAGATGATCCGGTGCACTTCCTTGCGCTCGCCTTCGTCGGGCACCAGCACGGTCAGACCCTGGGCGATCAGGCGCTGCTTGAGTAAGTCCTGCTCCATGGTGAACGCGGTGCCGAGCAACCCGACCGTGCGCGCGTCCATTTCCAATGCAGCCTGGGCCGCGGGTTCGGCAATGTGCAGGAACGGAATGCTGATCGCCGCCTGAATCTGTTCGGCGACCTTGTGCATGGTGTTGGTACACAACACCACGCATTCTGCGCCGCCAGCTTCGAGCCGGCGCGCGGCATCCACCAGAATCGCCGCTGCATCGTCCCAGCGCCCGGCATGCTGGGCCTGTTCGACCGGGCCGAAATCGACGCTGTACATCAGCAACTGCGCCGAGCGCAACGGGCCGAGGCGGTCGCGAACCTGTTGATTGATCAGGCGATAGTATTCGGCGCTGGACTCCCAGCTCATGCCGCCGATAAGGCCGATGGTGCGCATTGGATTTCCTCAAGCAAATGTCAGTGTCGAGCATTCAGGGCTGCCCGAAGTTACCTTCTGTTCGAGACTCGACGCCAGTACCGACTGACTGTACCGCCGATCTTTCCCGCAACTGTGCATCTGCAAGAACTAAACGTACGCCGCGCCGGGGATCTGCCACTATCACCCTTCGCAGATCCTTTCCGAGGAACACCGAAATGAACGACGTACAGCAACTGGGCGAGATGCTTCGCCACTATGCCGAGAGCGAAGCGCACAAGAAGCAACTGTTCACTACGCAATCAGCTGAATGGGCGGCTCGGATTGGCGCGCTGTTCGACCAGATCGAGCAATGGCTTGAACCGGTCAAGGCGCCGAATCTGCTGGAGGTCAGTCGCGAGGCGTATGTCGCGTCCGGGCCGAGCGTGCCGGTGGAAACCTCGACATTCAAGACGGAAAAATTGAGCATTGTGATTGCCGGCAAACCGGTGGAGTTTGTGCCGGATGTGATGGGCAGCGGCGGGCAGATTTCCCTGGCAGTGATGGGGCTGACGGCGGCGCGGTACGGGAGCATTTCGCTGGTGGGCCTGGCGGATGGCGCATGGCAGTGGCGCAAGACCAATGGGTTGAAGGATCCGGATACGTTTGCGTTTGATGCGAATTTTCTCGCGCAGCAGTTGCAGGGGTTGATACCTCGGGATCGCGGTTAAGATCAAAAGCTTACCCCCTCACCCCAGCCCTCTCCCCCAGGGGGGCGAGGGGGAAAGGGAGCCGATCTCCGCCGCTGTCGAGATCGCATTCAAATCCGGTATTTCAGGCCGGTATATTTCGAATAAACAACGCGGTCAGTCCCCTCTCCCCCTGGGAGAGGGCTAGGGTGAGGGCAGGCCACTGACACACCTCACATATCCAGATTCAACCACCCCGGCTTCACTTCCTCCGGCGCCGCTATCGCGAGCAGGCTCACTCCTACACGGGGTGAGGCGCATACCGGGGAAACCCTTAGGTTCGGTGCTAATCCGGCATTTTCCCTTGGGTCACTGATGGCCTTTTGGTAGAGTCGCCGACGCCAGCGGGTTTTCGGCTGGACGATGGAACCGAAGAAGGGAGTCTGATCAGTGAGTCCGGGCAAAAAAATCCTCGGTCTCACGGCGTCGCTTTTGCTGCTGACGCTGTGGGCCAGTTACTTTTATGTATTCAAGGAAAACCGCGACGGCCAGCTCGGCGGTGTCGGCGAAAGCACCGCGTGGTGCGGCACGCCGCCGACCACGGAAGCGGCGTTGCTGGGCAAGGATCAACTGACCTTGCGCGTCACCAACAACCTGCGCGGCGAGTTCATGGTCGGCGGTTCGCTGGTGGTTTCCGAACGCACCTTCAACCGCTACGACCTGGGCCGCAACGAACTGCGCCTGCGTCTGGAACCGCTACAGTGGTCGTTCGGCGTCACGCCGATCTTCCTCGAGCAGGTCAAGGTGCAGCCGCTGAGCCGCAACCTCTCGTCGACCAACAAAAGCGCCTTCGCCGAACTTGAGCCTCGCGCAATCGGCGTGCACGCTCAGACTGCCGCGTTCCCCTTCGACACCTATCGCTACGCCTACAAACCGGTGCTGTATTACCTCAAGGGCAGCGAGCGCATCGACTTGCGCTTCAAGAACATCACCACGCTGATGGCGATGTCCAACACCTTTACGCCGATCCAGAAGTACAACCGCGCCGACTACATCAACGAGAAAAACTCGATGATCCGCGATGAGGACTACAAGCCGTACGGGGCGCATGAGTGCGCGTTCAGCGTCGAACGCAAAGGCTCGTTCAAGGTCGTGGTGCTGTTGCTTCTGCTGGTGCTGTGCCTGCCACTGATGCTGGTGTTCTACCGCGATGAACCGGGGATCGACTTTCTCGCGACGCTGGTGGGGATTGCGGTGGTGCGCACATTGCTGATCGGGCCGGTGGAAGATTTCCAGCTATACAACATCGACTTCTTGTTTGGTGCGGCGATTTTGCTGGTGGGAACGGTATCGCTGATCAAGGCGATGCGCGCCAATAGCCGGCGAGAGATGGCGTTGCGCAGTGGAGAAACATCCTCTTGGTAATACCGGTTGGCGAGGCACACGCGCTGTCGGATGTGAACTTTGCAATTGGCCATCGCATTTGCCGGGGTTTTGGCTATACCTGTATCTCCCCTATGCAAAATGTCTTGGCCTTCTCAAAGGAATTACAGCATGAAGCTAGCCGTCGTGATGGGCACGCTGTGCATTGCCACCCTTGGCGTGGTGGGTTGTTCCAGCAAAACCGTCGAGCCTGACCAGTATTCCGGTTTCCTCAAGGATTACAGCCAGCTGAAGGAGGCCAAGTCACCCTCTGGTGCCGAGGTGATGCGCTGGATGGACCCGAAACTCGACATCAACAAATTCACCAGCGTTTACGTAGAGCCAAGCCAGCTCTACCCGAAGCCGCAAGCCACCGAGAAAATCCCCCAGCAGACTCTCAATGGCATCACCAGTTATTACGATCAGGCGCTCAAGCGCGAACTCGGCAAATCGCTGCCTTTGGCCGCAGGTCCCGGGCCGGGCGTAATTGTGGTGCGTCCGGCGATTACCGCAGTCAGCAGCAAGACCGAAGGCCTGCAAGTCTATGAAGTGATCCCGATCGCACTGGTCGCCGCAGCAGTAAGCACGGCCACTGGCATCCGCGACCAGGAAACCACGCTGGCCACCGAAGCGGTATTCATGGACGGCGCGACCAATCATGTCATCGCGCAGGTAGTGCGCAAAGGTACCGGCAAACCGCTGGAAAACTCTTCCCAGGTGATGAAAGCCGACGACATGAAAGCGGTGATCGATGGCTGGGCAAGCGATCTGCATCAGTCGTATCTGAAACTCAAATCTGAAGCCAAATGATGCAGTAAGGCCGGTTGCCTTTTCGCGAGCAGGCTCGCTCCCACACTGGACTCGTATTCAGTATGGGAGTGAGCCTGCTCGCATTTCGGTGTATCAGTTTCGAATGTGCTGCCTGACACAACGCTTTTGCCAGCAGGCTCACCCCTACAGGGAAGCTGTGGTGGGTTGTATACAATGTCACCGCTCAGCACCCAACAATTTCCAACGGGGCATAGGTCGTCAGCCGATTTCGTGGTTAACTTCCGCCTCTTGCATGCTTTCCAATCAAAAAACAGAAGGACTCAAGTCATGGCTCAAGTCACCCTCAAAGGCAATCCGGTTCAAGTCAACGGCCAGTTGCCACAAGCCGGTTCCAAGGCGCCAGCCTTTTCCCTGGTAGCCGGCAATCTGTCCGACGTCACCCTGAAAGACTTCGCCGGCAAGCGCAAAGTCCTCAACATCTTCCCAAGCGTCGACACCCCGACCTGCGCCACCTCCGTGCGCAAGTTCAACGCCCAGGCCAACGACATCAGCAACACCGTGGTGCTGTGCATCTCCGCTGACCTGCCGTTCGCCCAGGCGCGCTTCTGCGGCGCTGAAGGTCTGGAAAACGTACAGAACCTGTCGACCCTGCGCGGCAGCGAGTTCATCGAAAACTACGGCGTGGCCATCGCTGACGGCCCGCTGAAAGGCCTGACCGCTCGCGCCGTTGTGGTGCTGGACGAAAACGACACCGTCCTGCACAGCGAACTGGTCAAGGAAATCGCCGAAGAGCCTAACTACGAAGCGGCACTGTCCGTTCTCAAGTAAGGCTTTTACAATTGTTAACGGCCTGGCCCTGTCCAGGCCGTTTTCATTTGTGTATCAGGGTTTTGCCTCACACCTTGAAACGTAAGTGGAAGGTAAATTGCCGGTAAAGCTGCTTTGCTTAAATTCACTCAGTGCTTATCGTTCAGCCTCCCGTAATAGAAGCCCACGCGCCCAATGGTCAATAACTCCATGCAATCGTCCCCCCGCAAATCCCGTCGCTGGCTGATCAGCCTGCTGGTCCTGTTGGTCATCGCTGTCCTGTGCTGGAAATTCTGGCCCACCGGCTCTGCTGACAAGGCGGGCGGCGACAAAGCGGCCGCCGGGCATACCGGGCGCTCGGGGATGATGCGGCCGGGCTTCGGCGGCGGTACCGGGCCGATTCCGGTGCGTGTGGCGCCGGCGGTGAAGGGCGACTTCCCGCTGTATTACAAGGCACTGGGCACGGTCACCGCGCTCAATACCATCAACGTGCGCAGCCGGGTTGGCGGCGAACTGGTGAAGATTCATTTCGAAGAAGGCCAGATGGTCAAGGCTGGCGACCTGTTGGCCGAGATCGATCCGCGTCCTTACCAGAATGCTTTGCTCCAGGCCGAAGGCACGTTGCTGCAGAATCAGGCGCAACTGAAAAACGCCCAGGTCGACGTCGAGCGTTATCGTGGGCTGTATAAAGAAGACAGCATCGCCAAACAGACCCTCGACACCGCCGAAGCGCTGGTCGGCCAATACTTGGGCACGGTCAAGACCAATCAGGCAGCGGTCAACGATGCCAAGCTCAATCTCGAATTCACCAAGATCCGCGCGCCGATCGCCGGCCGCGTCGGTCTGCGTCAGGTCGACGTCGGCAACCTCGTCGCCGCCAACGACACCACGTTCCTCGCAGTGATCACCCAGACGCAACCGATCAGCGTGGCCTTCACCTTGCCGGAAAACAGCCTCGACACCGTGCTGGCCCGTTACCGCAGTGGCGCCAAGTTGCCTGCCGAAGCGTGGGATCGCGGCGACACCAAGCTGCAAGCCACTGGCGTGCTGCAAAGCCTCGACAACCAGATCGACGTCGCTACCGGCACTTTGAAATTCAAGGCTCGCTACGACAATCGCGACCAGTCGCTGTTCCCCAACCAGTTCGTCAACGTTCATTTGCTGGCCGACACGCTGAAAGGTGTAGTGCTGGCGCCGTCGGCAGCGATCCAGTTCGGTACCAACGGCACCTTCGTCTATGCGCTGGACGGCGACAAGAAAGTCACCATTCGCCAACTGAAAATCGGTGCCAGCGACGGTGACAACACCGTGGTCACCGAAGGCCTCGCCGCGGGCGATCGCGTTGTGCTTGAAGGCACCGATCGCCTGAAGGAGGGCAGCGAAGTCGAAGTGGTCAATGACAGCAGCGAAGTACCGACCTCGCCGACCGAACATCTGCAAGGCAAATCCGCCGCCAATCCCGATGCGACCACCGCTGAAAAGGCCAAGAAGGGCGCATGAACATTTCGCGGCTGTTCATTCTCCGTCCGGTAGCCACCACCCTGAGCATGCTGGCCATTGTCCTGGCCGGCCTGATCGCTTATCGCCTGCTGCCGGTTTCGGCCTTGCCGCAGGTCGATTACCCGACCATCCGCGTCATGACCCTGTACCCCGGCGCCAGTCCGGACGTAATGACCAGCGCCGTCACCGCGCCGCTTGAACGCCAGTTCGGGCAGATGCCGGGCCTGACGCAAATGGCTTCGACCAGCTCCGGCGGCGCTTCGGTGCTGACCCTGCGTTTCAGCCTCGACATCAACATGGACGTCGCCGAGCAGCAGGTGCAGGCCGCGATCAACGCCGCGACCAACCTGCTGCCTACCGACCTGCCGGCGCCGCCGGTGTACAACAAGGTCAACCCGGCGG
This window contains:
- a CDS encoding DUF6124 family protein, with the protein product MIKPTPNPPETDPTSPYESLDSKKFHQAADRALDHYLCPPGSTPPPFSPRAMYAVTADTKNEDLLANACETLASAKTIAQEFAGLVKPSQRRTLMGIAQLIMLGELAVNRVLDNLELPQ
- a CDS encoding GNAT family N-acetyltransferase, producing the protein MSEPTPTIHLERSNEFHLEGITALYNDPAVARQVLQMPFQSTEVWRQRLQADNERALKLVALHQGVVIGNLGLEAYSRMRRAHAGSFGMAVAVAWQGKGVGSMLLAAALDVADNWMNLHRVELTVYADNEAAIGLYRKFGFEDEGLFRDYAVRDGQWVNTLSMARLRGSSKP
- a CDS encoding aspartate/glutamate racemase family protein, which gives rise to MRTIGLIGGMSWESSAEYYRLINQQVRDRLGPLRSAQLLMYSVDFGPVEQAQHAGRWDDAAAILVDAARRLEAGGAECVVLCTNTMHKVAEQIQAAISIPFLHIAEPAAQAALEMDARTVGLLGTAFTMEQDLLKQRLIAQGLTVLVPDEGERKEVHRIIYDELCVGVISETSRQTYQRVIESLTARGAQAIILGCTEIGLLIKPEHSALPLLDTTELHAQSAVAFALGD
- a CDS encoding DUF3313 domain-containing protein codes for the protein MKLAVVMGTLCIATLGVVGCSSKTVEPDQYSGFLKDYSQLKEAKSPSGAEVMRWMDPKLDINKFTSVYVEPSQLYPKPQATEKIPQQTLNGITSYYDQALKRELGKSLPLAAGPGPGVIVVRPAITAVSSKTEGLQVYEVIPIALVAAAVSTATGIRDQETTLATEAVFMDGATNHVIAQVVRKGTGKPLENSSQVMKADDMKAVIDGWASDLHQSYLKLKSEAK
- the tpx gene encoding thiol peroxidase, which gives rise to MAQVTLKGNPVQVNGQLPQAGSKAPAFSLVAGNLSDVTLKDFAGKRKVLNIFPSVDTPTCATSVRKFNAQANDISNTVVLCISADLPFAQARFCGAEGLENVQNLSTLRGSEFIENYGVAIADGPLKGLTARAVVVLDENDTVLHSELVKEIAEEPNYEAALSVLK
- a CDS encoding MdtA/MuxA family multidrug efflux RND transporter periplasmic adaptor subunit translates to MVNNSMQSSPRKSRRWLISLLVLLVIAVLCWKFWPTGSADKAGGDKAAAGHTGRSGMMRPGFGGGTGPIPVRVAPAVKGDFPLYYKALGTVTALNTINVRSRVGGELVKIHFEEGQMVKAGDLLAEIDPRPYQNALLQAEGTLLQNQAQLKNAQVDVERYRGLYKEDSIAKQTLDTAEALVGQYLGTVKTNQAAVNDAKLNLEFTKIRAPIAGRVGLRQVDVGNLVAANDTTFLAVITQTQPISVAFTLPENSLDTVLARYRSGAKLPAEAWDRGDTKLQATGVLQSLDNQIDVATGTLKFKARYDNRDQSLFPNQFVNVHLLADTLKGVVLAPSAAIQFGTNGTFVYALDGDKKVTIRQLKIGASDGDNTVVTEGLAAGDRVVLEGTDRLKEGSEVEVVNDSSEVPTSPTEHLQGKSAANPDATTAEKAKKGA